Within Desulfobacter sp., the genomic segment GATCGTCTGATGGTTGTGGGTTATCAACCCCCTTGCCATCATCCCATGGTTGATGGCCTGTTCCTGCTAATAGCCTTCCTCTTAAAGGAACGATAAAGTATGTTCTTGCATTTTTCTTTATAGGGGTAACGGCAATTGCGGTTTTACCAAGTGCTGGTCTATTAAATAAAACATTCCAAGCCAAGGATGGATAAAAAAAATCTGCTTCATCAATGCCGGCGTATTTTAAAATATTTCTGCACCAAGGGCCCGCTGTATTAACAACCACTTTCCCTAAATAATCACATTTGTCTCCATTACTGAGGTCCCAAGTTTTAACACCATAAATTTTTTTATTTTTGATTTTTAAGCCGTTAACCTTAACCCTATCATGAAAAATAACTCCTTTACGACATGCCATATAAATAACCTCATCCATTAACCCTTTGGGGTCTGGCATAAATGCATCAGTCCAGACTGCGCCACCGGTTAAATTTTGCCGGTCAACCCGGGGAAAGAAACGGATTACCTCTCTAGGACTTATTATTTTTCCATTAGGAATTTGGCGGGTTCTGTCTAAGCCGCGATTTCGTTTATTCGATAATATATCGTTAGCCAATAACGCGGCCCTTAAAACGCCAGGCCTGTGCAACCCTCTATTATAGAGAGGCATTAAACATTTCATTGGAAATACATGTGTTCTGAAATTTTGTAAAAACCATTGCCGTTCTGCAACAGACTCAAAAAATCTTCTTAAATGCATCTTTTGAAGGTATCTTAATCCGCCGTGAATTATGCGAAGGCTGTTTGAACTGGTCTGGCTTCCAAACCTATCCTTTTCCAGGACAAGTACTTTTTTTCCTTGATTTGAAGCCTCATACGCAAGCATGATGCCATAGATCCCTCCTCCTATGACAATCATGTCATAAGTGGTATTATCTATTCGCTGATCAGTTTGTTGTCGATATACCATCGGGCAGTTTTCCTGATCCCT encodes:
- a CDS encoding FAD-dependent oxidoreductase produces the protein MLAYEASNQGKKVLVLEKDRFGSQTSSNSLRIIHGGLRYLQKMHLRRFFESVAERQWFLQNFRTHVFPMKCLMPLYNRGLHRPGVLRAALLANDILSNKRNRGLDRTRQIPNGKIISPREVIRFFPRVDRQNLTGGAVWTDAFMPDPKGLMDEVIYMACRKGVIFHDRVKVNGLKIKNKKIYGVKTWDLSNGDKCDYLGKVVVNTAGPWCRNILKYAGIDEADFFYPSLAWNVLFNRPALGKTAIAVTPIKKNARTYFIVPLRGRLLAGTGHQPWDDGKGVDNPQPSDDQIRSFISDINTAVPGLSLTQAQIVKIYSGILPAERRNTSMLKCSESIIDHKPEIKNFYSISGVKFTTSRKVAQKALKMIY